The Nitrospira sp. genome window below encodes:
- a CDS encoding SUMF1/EgtB/PvdO family nonheme iron enzyme: protein MIWSSPYFCLLLLLSIGLTPSASDAETFSEMTFIPPGEFTMGTPEGSDGFPDEHPERRVYLGGYLIDRFEITNHAYAKFVQTTGHRFPENVNHTATLWAHNQPLPSIEQHPVVNVSWTDADTYCRWVGKRLPTEAEWEKAARGTDGRRYPWGNEWDFTMANSASYWAQRTIDFASGADWEAFWVKGDGARLAKDHGIQGEVLTMPVGSFPESVSPYGLFDMAGNAAEWVQDWYDPNYYRNAPLSDPPGPDRGAIKAMRGGSWLKPAASLRASDRDWGTMDSRPSGTGFRCAKDAW, encoded by the coding sequence ATGATCTGGTCCTCCCCCTATTTCTGCCTTCTGCTGCTCCTCAGCATCGGTCTGACGCCATCGGCGAGTGATGCCGAAACCTTCTCGGAGATGACGTTCATTCCTCCTGGAGAGTTTACGATGGGAACGCCGGAAGGAAGCGATGGCTTTCCTGACGAACATCCCGAACGGCGTGTCTATCTCGGCGGATACCTCATTGATCGCTTCGAAATCACCAACCACGCGTATGCCAAATTCGTGCAGACAACGGGGCATCGTTTTCCCGAGAATGTGAATCACACCGCGACGCTCTGGGCCCACAATCAGCCTCTACCAAGTATTGAACAGCATCCGGTGGTCAATGTCAGTTGGACCGATGCCGACACCTATTGTCGCTGGGTGGGAAAGCGTCTCCCAACAGAAGCCGAGTGGGAAAAAGCTGCGCGGGGAACCGATGGCCGGCGGTACCCCTGGGGAAACGAGTGGGACTTTACCATGGCCAATAGCGCGAGCTACTGGGCACAACGAACGATTGACTTCGCCAGCGGAGCTGACTGGGAGGCATTCTGGGTCAAGGGAGACGGCGCTCGCTTGGCCAAAGATCACGGTATACAAGGAGAAGTCTTAACGATGCCGGTCGGCAGTTTCCCGGAATCGGTAAGTCCATATGGGCTGTTCGACATGGCAGGGAATGCCGCAGAATGGGTGCAAGACTGGTACGACCCCAACTACTATCGAAACGCGCCTCTCAGTGATCCACCCGGTCCGGACCGAGGTGCTATCAAGGCTATGCGCGGCGGATCGTGGTTGAAACCCGCCGCCAGTCTCCGTGCGAGTGATCGCGATTGGGGAACGATGGACAGCCGACCCAGCGGCACCGGGTTTCGATGCGCAAAGGACGCTTGGTAA
- a CDS encoding zinc ribbon domain-containing protein, with protein MPIFEYVCAECNHRFELLLQGSGEAACPKCQTTKVDKQFSAFGVGATTSWAPSGSPSACGSCGDPRGPGACSMN; from the coding sequence ATGCCTATCTTCGAATATGTGTGCGCTGAATGCAATCATCGTTTTGAGCTCCTGCTCCAAGGCTCGGGGGAAGCGGCCTGCCCCAAGTGTCAGACGACCAAAGTCGATAAACAGTTTTCAGCCTTCGGTGTCGGAGCGACGACCAGTTGGGCTCCGTCTGGAAGTCCAAGCGCCTGTGGCAGCTGCGGGGACCCACGTGGGCCGGGTGCCTGTTCGATGAACTGA
- the hemW gene encoding radical SAM family heme chaperone HemW, with protein sequence MIPSEAIGLYIHVPFCRRRCHFCAFYLEIAQPNRIAQFQSALLQEIALHAQHDVLNGRLLESIYFGGGTPTSLPTEYLTTLLKRIRATWPTGPSAEITLEAHPSTVSFDDLRALAQAGFNRISFGAESMKDQDFASIGRFGLVRDTATAVQESRRAGFQNINLDLMYGLPGQSVQDWMHTVESLLMLQPTHISCYALTVEENTRLAQDIAQQIVVPPDDALQNEMESVTEDILASAGFTHYEISNYAKPGYSSRHNLLYWTGGEYLGLGPSAQSYLAGTRFGNIANLASYVETLSRDRLPIVDQTTLSPSERQRDALVFGLRLLRGVPRVTSRTADRDLQVDTLLNQGLLASDHDRLWLTPLGRRYADTVEGALF encoded by the coding sequence ATGATCCCTTCAGAAGCCATCGGTTTGTACATCCATGTCCCCTTCTGTCGCCGCCGGTGCCACTTCTGCGCCTTTTACCTGGAGATCGCTCAACCCAACCGGATCGCGCAGTTTCAGTCGGCCCTCCTTCAAGAGATTGCGCTCCACGCCCAACACGATGTGTTGAATGGCCGTCTCTTAGAAAGCATATACTTTGGCGGTGGGACGCCGACATCCCTTCCGACTGAATACCTGACGACGCTGCTGAAACGGATTCGAGCGACGTGGCCGACGGGCCCGAGTGCGGAAATCACGCTCGAGGCGCACCCCTCTACTGTCAGCTTCGACGATCTCAGAGCTCTCGCCCAAGCTGGGTTTAATCGAATCAGCTTCGGAGCGGAATCCATGAAAGACCAGGATTTCGCTTCTATTGGGCGATTTGGGCTGGTTCGAGACACCGCAACTGCCGTTCAGGAATCACGTCGTGCCGGGTTCCAAAACATCAACCTCGATCTGATGTACGGACTGCCTGGCCAATCAGTACAGGATTGGATGCACACCGTGGAATCGCTACTGATGCTTCAGCCGACACATATCTCGTGTTACGCCCTGACCGTTGAAGAAAACACACGACTCGCTCAAGATATTGCTCAACAGATCGTCGTGCCTCCAGATGACGCACTTCAGAACGAGATGGAGTCCGTAACGGAAGACATCCTTGCCAGCGCAGGATTTACGCACTATGAGATTTCGAATTACGCCAAACCTGGCTATTCCAGCCGCCACAATCTCCTGTATTGGACCGGCGGTGAGTATCTGGGACTCGGCCCAAGCGCACAGTCGTATCTCGCTGGGACCAGGTTCGGGAACATTGCGAACCTCGCATCCTATGTGGAAACGCTGAGCCGTGATCGTCTACCGATCGTTGACCAAACAACACTTTCGCCATCCGAGCGACAGCGAGATGCGCTGGTCTTCGGCCTACGCCTTCTCCGCGGGGTCCCTCGTGTGACCAGTCGAACCGCCGATCGAGATCTGCAGGTTGACACACTCCTGAACCAGGGTTTGCTCGCTTCAGATCACGACCGCCTGTGGCTGACTCCCTTGGGACGGCGATACGCTGATACGGTAGAGGGAGCGCTGTTTTGA
- a CDS encoding ATP-dependent Clp protease adaptor ClpS — protein MPTPATPETIPDITEEVRTGSDTEFESRVVVYNCDCHTYQQVIELFCRFIPGMTSTKAFELAYRIDHDGEAIVFTGATEQAEQIAAKLAGGGLRVAVQ, from the coding sequence ATGCCGACACCTGCAACACCAGAAACCATTCCTGATATCACCGAAGAAGTCCGAACCGGTTCAGACACGGAGTTCGAGTCCCGCGTGGTGGTGTACAACTGCGATTGCCACACCTACCAGCAGGTTATTGAGCTCTTTTGCCGGTTTATTCCTGGGATGACGTCGACAAAGGCGTTTGAGTTAGCATATCGAATCGATCATGACGGGGAAGCCATCGTCTTCACAGGGGCAACGGAACAAGCCGAACAGATTGCAGCAAAACTCGCAGGAGGGGGGCTCCGAGTGGCCGTGCAGTGA
- a CDS encoding DUF3386 family protein, with amino-acid sequence MQPTHAPSTVADDPQARDLLRRAFEATARWPKDFQGFTADLTVNVSGKETSGSVTVKSPREVSVQLGDSETQKWAQEQLGMIAVHRGARTFEESDGKYSLTMEEDGHPFGTKLTIHGSNSFYRVNNNRITQINRKMAHPGMNPFAFTINVEESAVTQDQKNLTTKYTVYYYSPTDGTLTNVESFTDTHTRVGACDLPATRRIITYENNQVIVKDLTFKNHTLL; translated from the coding sequence ATGCAGCCGACACACGCACCTTCGACCGTAGCCGACGACCCTCAGGCACGAGACCTTCTTCGGCGGGCCTTTGAAGCCACCGCGCGTTGGCCTAAAGATTTTCAAGGTTTTACTGCCGACCTCACCGTGAATGTGAGCGGGAAAGAAACCAGCGGTTCGGTCACGGTCAAGAGTCCGCGCGAAGTCTCGGTTCAGCTGGGGGACAGCGAGACCCAAAAGTGGGCTCAGGAACAGCTCGGCATGATTGCAGTCCATCGTGGTGCGCGCACCTTCGAGGAATCGGATGGCAAGTACTCACTCACCATGGAGGAGGACGGCCATCCGTTCGGAACGAAGTTGACGATCCATGGCTCGAATTCCTTCTACCGGGTGAACAACAACCGCATCACCCAGATCAATCGCAAAATGGCCCATCCCGGCATGAATCCGTTTGCGTTTACGATCAACGTGGAAGAAAGCGCGGTCACACAAGACCAGAAAAATCTCACAACCAAGTACACCGTCTACTACTATTCACCCACCGATGGCACGCTCACCAATGTCGAGAGTTTCACGGACACGCATACCCGTGTCGGAGCCTGCGACCTGCCGGCCACTAGGCGGATCATCACCTACGAAAACAATCAGGTCATAGTGAAAGACCTCACGTTCAAGAATCACACGTTGCTTTAG
- a CDS encoding DUF5069 domain-containing protein, whose translation MRVQLAGYAHLARMIDKCRAVLAGTEGEYIYPCPMDDRLLEFAGITSAQFSAAVKANQTDDGIANWFEKTAKSHQPAELDEWNEKLLARGPSSTESAARFKKYLAAIDPSRTDISAWSDLQDLEERRVVPRRVSTHGA comes from the coding sequence ATGCGGGTCCAGCTGGCAGGCTATGCCCATTTGGCTCGCATGATCGACAAGTGCCGCGCCGTCCTCGCCGGCACCGAGGGCGAATACATCTATCCCTGCCCAATGGACGATCGGCTACTGGAGTTTGCGGGCATCACCAGTGCACAATTCAGCGCCGCCGTCAAAGCCAACCAGACCGATGACGGCATCGCCAACTGGTTTGAGAAGACGGCCAAATCACACCAGCCTGCTGAATTAGATGAATGGAATGAGAAGTTGCTGGCACGGGGACCAAGTTCCACTGAAAGCGCAGCTAGGTTCAAAAAATATCTGGCTGCCATCGATCCCTCGAGAACCGACATCTCAGCATGGTCGGATCTTCAAGATTTAGAAGAAAGGCGAGTCGTTCCGAGACGAGTCTCAACGCACGGGGCTTAG
- a CDS encoding NAD(P)H-binding protein, translating to MKIAIIGASAGIGLETVRQALERGHDVTTLSRRRVSLPDQPRLTKVQGSATNQDDVRIAVEGADAILMTLGVKSPFATTLFSDSARLLLKILGEKGSSPTLIVLTGFGAGDSWGYNSLPMKLMFTLLLKKVYADKSEQERVIAGGYPRWEIVRPGRLTNGAMTGRYRVLDQLVDGMKVGAISRADVAHFMVVQAENTTYLGKYPALTY from the coding sequence ATGAAGATCGCCATTATTGGAGCCTCTGCTGGAATAGGGCTGGAGACCGTGCGTCAAGCACTCGAGCGGGGGCATGACGTCACCACCTTGTCACGACGGCGGGTTTCGCTCCCTGATCAGCCTAGATTGACCAAGGTGCAGGGGAGTGCGACAAACCAGGATGATGTTCGGATTGCCGTGGAAGGAGCTGACGCCATTCTCATGACGCTTGGTGTGAAGAGCCCATTCGCCACTACGCTGTTCTCCGACTCCGCGCGGCTCTTGCTGAAGATTCTTGGTGAAAAGGGGAGCTCTCCGACGCTCATCGTCCTCACGGGGTTCGGTGCAGGCGACAGCTGGGGATACAATTCGCTTCCCATGAAACTTATGTTCACGCTGCTTCTGAAGAAAGTCTATGCCGATAAGAGTGAGCAGGAGCGGGTGATCGCCGGTGGATACCCACGATGGGAGATCGTGCGCCCAGGTCGCTTGACCAACGGGGCGATGACCGGCCGCTATCGCGTGTTGGACCAATTGGTGGACGGTATGAAGGTGGGCGCGATTTCTCGTGCTGATGTGGCGCACTTCATGGTGGTGCAGGCGGAAAACACGACCTACTTGGGCAAATACCCGGCGCTGACTTACTAA
- a CDS encoding HD domain-containing protein produces MPRATRTKAVFYHRDALDTLNRHNSLADKLASLHKLLKRRYPFITRIAVAVYDPKTDLLKTYVDSGRTAHPLRHYSARLTEVPSFKDTMARGTPRVVNDLDVFKRSRTEHAVRIRAAGYGASYTLPMFLNSTFFGFVFFNSRLKRVFTDQVLHDLDIFGHLTSLTAISELSSIRTLEASVRTAADIVHHKDMDTGAHLDRMANFARLIARTIAPTYSLTDDLIEHIFLFAPLHDIGKIAIPDEILQKPGTLTDGEKTIMRSHTAKGREIIDVMLSNFGLDGLEHIDMLRNIALYHHEAMNGSGYPSGLQGNNIPIEARIVAVADIFDALTSRRSYKEAWSNDEAFAMLRRMAGSQVDQHCVEALIAQRAEVEEIQARFKEDPYG; encoded by the coding sequence ATGCCTAGAGCCACCCGCACCAAAGCCGTCTTCTACCACCGAGACGCACTCGATACCCTCAATCGTCACAATTCCTTGGCCGATAAGCTGGCATCGCTTCATAAACTGCTGAAGCGGCGGTATCCGTTCATTACGCGCATCGCCGTTGCTGTCTATGACCCTAAGACGGACCTGCTCAAGACCTACGTCGACAGTGGCCGCACTGCTCATCCGCTGCGGCACTATTCCGCAAGGCTCACCGAAGTCCCGTCCTTCAAGGATACGATGGCACGTGGCACACCACGGGTCGTCAATGATCTGGATGTCTTCAAACGCAGCCGCACCGAGCACGCGGTGCGCATACGCGCCGCCGGATACGGAGCCAGCTACACCCTACCGATGTTCCTGAACAGCACCTTCTTTGGATTCGTCTTTTTCAATTCGAGACTCAAACGCGTGTTCACCGATCAAGTCCTGCATGACCTGGATATCTTCGGGCACCTCACCTCGCTCACGGCGATCTCCGAACTGTCCTCGATCCGGACGCTCGAAGCCTCCGTGAGAACCGCCGCCGACATCGTGCACCACAAAGACATGGATACCGGCGCCCACTTGGATCGCATGGCTAACTTCGCCCGCTTGATCGCACGGACCATCGCCCCTACCTACAGCCTGACCGACGACCTGATTGAACACATTTTTCTCTTTGCCCCACTCCACGACATCGGGAAAATCGCAATCCCCGACGAGATCTTACAGAAACCCGGCACGCTGACCGACGGTGAGAAGACGATCATGCGCAGCCATACGGCCAAAGGGCGGGAGATCATCGACGTGATGTTGAGCAATTTCGGTCTCGACGGTCTTGAGCACATCGATATGCTCCGTAACATCGCGCTGTACCATCATGAAGCGATGAACGGCAGCGGATATCCGAGTGGATTACAGGGGAACAATATTCCGATCGAGGCGAGAATCGTGGCCGTCGCCGACATCTTCGACGCGTTGACAAGCCGTCGGTCCTATAAGGAAGCTTGGTCGAACGACGAGGCATTCGCCATGCTGCGGCGCATGGCCGGCTCACAAGTCGATCAACACTGCGTCGAGGCCCTCATCGCCCAGCGCGCAGAAGTCGAAGAGATCCAGGCTCGCTTCAAAGAAGACCCCTACGGCTAA
- a CDS encoding MBL fold metallo-hydrolase, whose amino-acid sequence MAKITEIAPDLFRITTFVELINLQFSQFLVRDDESLLFHTGPRALFSDVKAAVSSLIDPKTLRWIGFSHFESDECATVPEWQQLAPHSDVVCSLVGKMVSVDDCLAIRPAKGMVDGEVLETGKYRFRFLATPHVPHCWEAGLLFEEAERTLLCSDLFHQEGDVEPMTESDIIDRCRKTLVDYQQGPLANYVPYCSLTEPTFQRLAALLPRRLATMHGSVYVGDGRNALLDLTTVWREVLSSPL is encoded by the coding sequence ATGGCGAAGATCACCGAGATCGCTCCGGACCTATTCCGCATCACAACGTTTGTTGAACTGATCAATCTTCAGTTCAGTCAGTTCTTGGTGCGCGACGATGAATCGCTGTTGTTCCATACCGGCCCGCGGGCACTGTTTTCCGATGTCAAAGCCGCTGTGTCGTCGCTCATCGATCCAAAGACTTTGCGCTGGATTGGGTTCAGCCATTTCGAATCGGATGAATGTGCGACGGTACCAGAGTGGCAGCAACTGGCTCCGCATTCAGACGTAGTCTGTAGCCTGGTGGGTAAGATGGTGAGCGTCGATGATTGTCTGGCGATTCGTCCCGCGAAAGGGATGGTCGACGGCGAGGTGCTTGAGACGGGGAAATACCGCTTCCGCTTTCTTGCGACGCCGCATGTCCCCCATTGCTGGGAAGCAGGGTTGCTGTTTGAGGAGGCGGAACGAACGCTCCTCTGTTCGGATCTCTTTCATCAAGAAGGAGATGTCGAACCGATGACGGAATCAGATATCATCGACCGCTGTCGGAAGACGCTGGTGGATTATCAGCAAGGTCCGTTGGCGAACTATGTGCCCTACTGCTCACTGACGGAACCCACGTTTCAGCGATTGGCCGCACTCCTGCCAAGGCGACTGGCGACCATGCATGGTTCGGTCTACGTCGGTGATGGAAGAAATGCGCTCCTTGATCTGACCACAGTCTGGCGTGAGGTCCTCAGCTCCCCGTTATGA
- a CDS encoding alpha/beta hydrolase, with amino-acid sequence MLRFFFASLGVSVAIAIWFGVDIRRAYVRIAGKSTVLTSPVGDIEFKRGGAGVPVLVIHGSGGGYDQGELIATAILDERFDWIAPSRFGYLRSTFREGNTFDDQAKAYTFLLDRLGLQRVAVLAISHGGPSALLFAALYPERVSSLTLLSCGVASSSDVSQTQASQKGNALTMVFKFEILYWVVRKFLRKKLMRLMGATDEVIANLTTEQRTMVNQLIDFMAPVVPRYAGVAVDNKARMPNERVAAIRAPTLIVHATDDALQLFHNAEYAAANIPGSRLLSFDRGGHLLLLVEQSAIQTEVRQFMLAHAG; translated from the coding sequence ATGCTCCGGTTTTTCTTCGCGTCTTTGGGTGTCAGTGTCGCCATCGCCATCTGGTTCGGAGTTGATATCAGACGGGCCTACGTACGAATCGCTGGCAAGAGTACGGTCTTGACCTCGCCAGTGGGAGACATCGAATTCAAGCGTGGAGGAGCTGGTGTTCCTGTTCTGGTCATTCATGGAAGCGGGGGAGGGTACGACCAAGGTGAACTCATCGCAACGGCGATCCTAGACGAACGGTTCGACTGGATTGCGCCGTCGCGCTTTGGGTACCTGCGATCGACGTTCCGTGAGGGCAACACGTTCGACGACCAAGCCAAGGCCTATACCTTCCTTCTTGACCGCCTTGGCCTACAGAGAGTTGCCGTCCTGGCGATCTCTCATGGCGGTCCATCAGCACTTCTCTTTGCGGCGCTCTATCCAGAACGCGTCTCCTCACTGACACTGCTGTCTTGTGGGGTTGCGTCTTCATCAGATGTGAGCCAGACGCAAGCGAGCCAAAAGGGCAACGCGCTGACCATGGTCTTCAAGTTCGAGATCCTCTACTGGGTTGTCCGGAAGTTTCTGCGCAAGAAGCTGATGCGGTTGATGGGTGCCACCGACGAGGTGATCGCAAATCTCACGACAGAGCAGCGTACGATGGTGAATCAGCTGATTGACTTCATGGCTCCGGTAGTTCCCCGCTACGCGGGCGTCGCTGTTGACAATAAAGCCAGGATGCCGAATGAACGGGTGGCGGCTATTCGAGCCCCGACGCTCATCGTCCATGCAACGGACGACGCGCTGCAACTTTTTCACAATGCTGAGTATGCGGCGGCAAACATCCCTGGCTCCCGCTTGCTGTCCTTTGATCGGGGAGGCCACCTCCTACTCCTGGTCGAACAGTCGGCCATTCAGACGGAAGTCCGGCAGTTCATGTTGGCCCACGCCGGATGA
- a CDS encoding 5'-nucleotidase, which translates to MTAKRRFVLGVDLDGVCADFYGGLRPIAAEWLGVNVASLPERVTWGLPEWGVDKAPGGYEALHRFAVTQRELFRVLPPMSGAPVALRRLSAENVRIRIIMHRFFIKYFHQVAARQTIDWLDFHDIPYWDLCFMQEKAAVGADLYIEDSPQNIAVLRSENLPTIVFTNPTNEDLPGPRANTWAEALELVLNRKQDWEQLGR; encoded by the coding sequence ATGACTGCGAAGCGCCGGTTTGTCCTTGGCGTAGATCTCGACGGCGTCTGCGCTGATTTCTACGGTGGGTTGAGGCCCATCGCTGCCGAGTGGTTAGGCGTGAATGTCGCCTCGCTACCAGAGCGAGTCACGTGGGGTTTGCCTGAGTGGGGTGTCGACAAGGCGCCCGGTGGGTACGAGGCGCTGCATCGCTTTGCTGTCACTCAGCGTGAACTGTTCCGAGTGCTACCTCCAATGTCGGGAGCACCGGTTGCCTTACGAAGGCTATCAGCAGAGAACGTTCGGATCCGGATCATCATGCACCGTTTCTTTATCAAGTATTTTCATCAAGTGGCAGCACGTCAAACCATCGATTGGCTCGATTTTCACGATATCCCGTATTGGGACCTCTGCTTCATGCAGGAGAAGGCGGCCGTCGGCGCTGATCTTTACATTGAGGATTCTCCGCAGAACATTGCGGTCCTGCGATCGGAGAATCTTCCTACCATCGTTTTTACGAACCCAACGAATGAAGATTTGCCCGGGCCTCGGGCAAATACGTGGGCAGAGGCGCTAGAGCTGGTTCTCAACCGAAAGCAGGACTGGGAGCAGCTTGGACGCTGA
- a CDS encoding IS630 family transposase (programmed frameshift) has translation MRRDGRTLDHRTLETIRTMAVARVQEGEQPSEVIASYGFHRCTIYRWLKAVRGRDQGFEALAARPATGRPRTLTAAQERQVFRWINGKNPRQYGFDFGLWTRQIVRDLIVQRFGVRLSLASIGPVLARQGLTPQKPLQRAYQRDPAAIVRWQHETYPAIVRTAKRDQAEIYFWDESGFRADAVQEQDLGAKGQTPLVSVPGQRQRISAASAISAKGRSGFATYAGGLTGERFVTFLRRLLRGRRKPLHLILDGLPAHKTKAVTQYVADLDGKLTLHYLPGYAPDLNPDELVWSYAKRTGNARRPLQKGEQLDERVSRQLAEIGRRPVLVRSFFKHPSVAYIADF, from the exons ATGAGACGCGACGGACGCACCCTCGATCACCGGACCTTGGAGACGATTCGCACAATGGCCGTGGCGCGAGTCCAGGAGGGCGAACAGCCAAGCGAGGTGATCGCCAGTTACGGATTCCATCGGTGCACGATTTACCGCTGGCTCAAAGCGGTTCGCGGTCGCGACCAGGGATTCGAGGCATTGGCGGCGCGGCCAGCGACCGGGCGCCCACGGACCTTGACGGCAGCGCAGGAACGGCAGGTGTTCCGTTGGATCAACGGCAAGAATCCAAGGCAGTACGGGTTTGACTTTGGCCTCTGGACCCGGCAGATCGTGCGTGACTTGATTGTCCAGCGATTCGGCGTGCGCCTGAGCCTGGCGTCGATCGGACCGGTGCTGGCGCGCCAAGGGCTGACGCCACAGAAGCCGTTACAGCGGGCCTACCAGCGCGATCCCGCGGCGATTGTACGCTGGCAGCATGAGACCTATCCCGCGATTGTGCGCACAGCCAAGCGGGACCAGGCCGAGATCTATTTCTGGGATGAGTCGGGCTTTCGAGCCGATGCCGTGCAGGAGCAGGACCTGGGGGCCAAAGGCCAGACCCCGT TGGTATCGGTCCCCGGGCAGCGTCAGCGCATCAGCGCCGCCTCGGCGATCAGTGCCAAGGGGCGTTCTGGTTTTGCCACCTATGCGGGTGGGTTGACGGGCGAGCGGTTCGTGACCTTCCTGCGCCGGCTGCTGCGGGGCCGTCGCAAGCCCCTGCATCTGATCCTGGATGGGTTGCCGGCGCACAAAACCAAGGCGGTCACTCAGTATGTCGCGGACCTCGATGGCAAACTAACCCTGCATTATCTGCCTGGCTATGCCCCGGATCTCAACCCCGACGAACTGGTCTGGAGCTACGCGAAGCGCACCGGCAATGCCCGGCGTCCGCTCCAGAAGGGGGAACAGCTCGACGAGCGTGTGAGCAGGCAGCTGGCGGAGATCGGTCGCAGGCCTGTCTTGGTGCGGTCGTTCTTCAAGCATCCCAGTGTCGCCTATATTGCTGACTTCTGA